A genomic region of Candidatus Zixiibacteriota bacterium contains the following coding sequences:
- the wecB gene encoding UDP-N-acetylglucosamine 2-epimerase (non-hydrolyzing), translated as MAKKLLCVVGTRPNFVKAAPLMRELNKYTNDFTTKLVHTGQHYDQNLSDWLFNDLGMAPPDISLGVGSGSHTQQTAKIMLGIEEAVIAEKADIIVVFGDVNSTLAAAVVAAKMGVKMAHVESGLRSFDRTMPEEINRIVTDHLSDYLFVTEESGMRNLRHEGIADEKVFFTGNIMIDSLLETIKVAERSEVLEQLGLQPQGYALMTLHRPSNVDHPETLRYVLETIGQVAQRIPVVFPCHPRTQQNIARFGLEAATQQGNLMITEPLGYVDFCRLTHKCKFVLTDSGGIQEETTYLQIPCITMRENTERPITVDVGTNVMTGNDRAKILQTVAAILDGAPKRGRIPELWDGHAAKRIVEILRKV; from the coding sequence ATGGCGAAAAAGCTGCTCTGCGTCGTCGGGACGCGGCCGAATTTCGTGAAGGCCGCGCCGCTGATGCGGGAACTGAATAAATACACGAATGATTTCACGACCAAGCTGGTCCATACCGGTCAGCATTACGACCAGAATCTTTCCGATTGGCTGTTCAACGATCTCGGCATGGCGCCGCCCGACATCAGCCTGGGCGTCGGTTCCGGCTCGCACACGCAGCAGACGGCCAAGATCATGCTCGGAATCGAGGAGGCCGTGATTGCGGAGAAGGCCGACATCATTGTGGTGTTCGGCGACGTCAACTCGACGCTGGCGGCGGCGGTGGTGGCGGCGAAGATGGGGGTCAAAATGGCGCACGTGGAATCGGGGCTGCGCAGTTTTGACCGCACGATGCCGGAGGAGATCAACCGCATTGTCACCGATCATTTGTCGGATTACTTATTTGTGACGGAAGAGTCGGGGATGCGGAATTTACGGCACGAAGGGATCGCGGACGAAAAGGTGTTTTTCACCGGCAATATCATGATCGACTCGCTGCTGGAGACGATCAAGGTTGCCGAACGGTCGGAGGTGCTGGAGCAGTTGGGCTTGCAGCCGCAGGGCTATGCGCTGATGACGCTGCACCGGCCGTCGAACGTCGATCATCCGGAAACGCTGCGGTACGTCCTGGAGACCATCGGGCAGGTGGCGCAGCGGATTCCGGTGGTGTTTCCGTGCCATCCGCGGACGCAGCAAAATATCGCGCGGTTCGGTTTGGAAGCGGCAACTCAGCAGGGCAACCTGATGATCACCGAGCCGCTGGGGTACGTGGATTTTTGCCGGTTGACGCACAAGTGCAAGTTCGTGCTGACTGATTCGGGCGGGATTCAGGAGGAGACGACCTACCTGCAGATTCCCTGCATTACGATGCGGGAGAACACGGAGCGGCCGATTACGGTGGATGTCGGCACCAACGTGATGACCGGCAACGACCGGGCGAAAATCCTGCAGACGGTGGCGGCGATTTTGGACGGCGCGCCGAAGCGCGGGCGGATCCCGGAGTTGTGGGACGGCCACGCAGCGAAACGGATCGTCGAAATATTGAGAAAAGTGTAA
- a CDS encoding glycosyltransferase, translating to MATKQKQIVMIAYYYHPDLEVGAVRSVKFTKFLPESNWRPIIVTVHTKYYQRLDPHPLPFECEVHRTSKWPTQAEIYQWLKSRLRRSSAAATASGSAPASSLDSAAPPVSGRPPIWKRLMSALFWIPDYQIGWLVPGTWRAIKLVRKYDADVLYNSGPPRTGHLMALLASLATGKPLVVDYRDPLVSLQPPRTLGRKISIFFERWIERRVLKRAALVITTTPEYRDLLSQLYHPLLHGKCHSVINGFDAEDFPQVPEAAPAVNRPIHFLYAGTLYQGRDPRELVVALGALVREGFLRLSEIAVDFYGPVEIDPAPLRQIIADSGLSDVITFRPMVPRRDYLQLIGSADVLVLLQSETTPVQIPAKAFEYLATGGEILVMSQPGSTTKLFHQFPNAHIAAPNDAAEIKERVRAIITRLRSGLGDRRKNLAALTPLHKRELTKEFAGLLDALLERR from the coding sequence ATGGCCACCAAGCAGAAACAAATCGTCATGATCGCTTACTACTACCACCCCGACCTCGAGGTCGGGGCGGTGCGCAGCGTGAAGTTCACCAAGTTCCTGCCCGAGAGCAACTGGCGACCGATCATCGTGACAGTGCACACCAAATACTATCAGCGCCTCGACCCGCATCCGTTGCCGTTTGAATGCGAAGTCCATCGCACCTCCAAGTGGCCGACGCAGGCGGAAATCTACCAGTGGCTGAAGAGCCGGCTGCGCCGGTCGTCTGCAGCCGCGACTGCTTCCGGCTCGGCTCCGGCTTCGAGTCTCGATTCTGCCGCGCCCCCGGTCAGCGGCCGCCCGCCGATCTGGAAGCGGCTGATGAGCGCCCTCTTCTGGATTCCCGATTATCAAATCGGCTGGCTGGTACCGGGCACCTGGCGGGCAATCAAGCTCGTGCGCAAGTACGATGCGGACGTGCTCTACAATTCCGGCCCGCCGCGCACCGGCCATTTGATGGCGCTATTGGCCAGTCTCGCGACCGGCAAGCCGCTGGTCGTCGACTATCGCGACCCGCTGGTCAGCCTGCAGCCACCCCGGACTCTTGGGCGCAAGATCTCCATTTTCTTCGAACGGTGGATCGAGCGCCGCGTTCTTAAGCGTGCCGCCCTCGTCATTACCACCACGCCGGAGTATCGCGATCTGCTCAGCCAGCTCTACCATCCGCTTCTCCATGGTAAGTGTCATTCTGTCATCAACGGCTTTGATGCCGAGGATTTCCCCCAGGTGCCGGAGGCTGCTCCCGCCGTCAATCGGCCGATTCACTTTCTTTACGCCGGGACGCTCTATCAGGGACGTGATCCGCGCGAACTCGTGGTCGCGCTCGGTGCGCTGGTCCGTGAGGGTTTCCTGCGATTGAGTGAGATTGCGGTGGATTTTTACGGTCCGGTCGAGATCGATCCGGCGCCGCTCCGCCAGATCATCGCGGACAGCGGTCTGAGCGATGTTATCACTTTCCGACCGATGGTACCGCGCCGCGATTATCTGCAGCTCATCGGCTCAGCCGACGTGCTCGTCCTGCTGCAATCGGAAACGACGCCGGTTCAAATCCCCGCCAAGGCTTTCGAGTACCTGGCCACCGGCGGCGAAATCCTCGTGATGAGCCAGCCGGGATCGACAACCAAGCTCTTCCACCAATTCCCCAATGCCCATATCGCTGCGCCGAATGATGCCGCGGAAATCAAGGAACGCGTCCGCGCGATCATTACCCGCCTGCGCTCCGGCCTGGGCGATCGCCGCAAGAATCTCGCGGCGCTTACCCCGTTGCATAAACGTGAATTGACGAAGGAATTTGCCGGCTTGCTCGATGCCCTCCTCGAGCGACGCTAA
- a CDS encoding GNAT family N-acetyltransferase, which produces MLHIKCFRTRAEVEAIAKQWDEIVRRSWNNSFFMTWTWLSHWLDVYLDDHSLLCLGVYDDENLVALAPFWVETRRQWGVGRLKILRFIGSEEACPDHMDLIIPKSHTYGISRLIWDELYGSLRKEWDIWSYEYVPADSHVFHNIHLLAESDDRCLGLVLRDYTICLYVDLPDSWDKFFASFNSKQRRNIREPVEVAQKLGPLELRFCERPEEVPQFLQILIDLHEKSWQERGAAGSFASPRFSRFHHELAASLVGKKQLFLCSLELSGRPIAAFYGFVYNKAVHFYLPGIDRGAVPGASVIKILLTQCLEAAIQRGCTRFDFLRGFEEYKYAWTDTEQRELAMTIYNRSFAALLCIFHGYVNRFSKQAGKLFLGGQTARIKRWLGKGQRAH; this is translated from the coding sequence ATGTTGCACATCAAGTGTTTTCGCACGCGCGCCGAGGTTGAGGCGATCGCCAAGCAGTGGGACGAAATCGTCCGTCGCAGCTGGAACAACAGCTTCTTCATGACCTGGACCTGGTTGTCGCACTGGCTGGATGTCTATCTCGACGACCATTCCTTGCTCTGCCTGGGCGTATATGACGACGAGAACCTGGTCGCACTGGCGCCGTTCTGGGTGGAGACACGGCGGCAGTGGGGCGTGGGCCGGCTCAAGATTCTCCGTTTTATCGGTTCGGAAGAAGCTTGTCCGGATCACATGGACTTGATTATTCCCAAAAGCCATACCTATGGGATTAGCCGTCTCATCTGGGACGAGCTTTACGGTTCGCTGCGCAAGGAGTGGGACATCTGGAGCTACGAGTACGTGCCGGCGGATTCGCACGTGTTCCACAACATTCACCTGTTGGCGGAAAGTGACGACCGGTGCCTGGGGCTGGTGTTGCGCGACTACACGATCTGCCTCTATGTCGATCTGCCCGATTCCTGGGACAAGTTTTTTGCCTCGTTCAATTCGAAGCAGCGGCGCAACATTCGCGAGCCGGTGGAGGTCGCGCAGAAACTCGGGCCGCTGGAGCTGCGGTTTTGCGAACGGCCCGAAGAGGTGCCGCAGTTTTTGCAGATCTTGATCGACTTGCATGAGAAATCGTGGCAGGAGCGCGGCGCGGCGGGCAGTTTTGCCAGCCCGCGGTTTTCCCGGTTCCACCATGAGCTGGCGGCCAGTCTGGTCGGCAAGAAGCAGCTCTTTCTGTGCAGCCTGGAACTCAGCGGCCGGCCGATTGCCGCGTTCTATGGATTCGTGTACAACAAGGCCGTGCACTTTTATTTGCCCGGGATTGATCGCGGAGCGGTGCCGGGGGCCAGCGTTATCAAGATCCTGTTAACGCAGTGTCTCGAGGCGGCCATTCAACGCGGTTGCACCAGGTTCGATTTCTTGCGCGGTTTTGAGGAGTACAAGTATGCCTGGACCGACACGGAGCAGCGGGAGCTGGCGATGACGATTTACAATCGCAGTTTTGCGGCTCTGCTGTGTATCTTTCATGGCTATGTGAATCGGTTCAGCAAGCAGGCCGGCAAACTATTCCTGGGCGGCCAGACCGCACGAATCAAACGCTGGCTGGGGAAAGGCCAAAGAGCGCATTAG
- a CDS encoding oligosaccharide flippase family protein produces the protein MSRELKTLLKHGSVYTFGIILGRLVSFLMIPLYTNYLTAADYGVLQLLATTIDIVSTVFGVGLSTAMVRSFHQTEDEAEKRRVVSTALVGAVTLMGTVAGICLLFAPQFSQLLFHSNDNAYLFRIMFISMFLSSGIELPMVFLRVKLRSGRFVLISLLKTTVQLSLNIYFLVVLNQGVAGILYSTLISSLIFIAYLGITTFREVGFRFEFAKYRAMLSFGAPLIISDVSAFIMTYSSRYFLNYLANLTVVGLYSLAFNFGMVLSQLLNAPFMSIWGTEMFKYAKLPDGKAIFSKILNYYLLVALFVTLGLSLLTRDALRIMSKPEFWSAYKYVSLISISYILFGVMYIAGAGILIMGKSKYRAISTALAAVANLILNFVLIPPFGGFGAALAAVGSFLVRVVIDIYYSQKLFPVTYDLRRVVHMSVIFTVLLLAAIGVQIENLWLSILFNIGVVLLFPLLVYATGVLTAEEKYWARRLIKNPIAALGALRSRESVG, from the coding sequence ATGAGCAGAGAGCTTAAGACCCTTCTCAAACACGGTTCGGTCTATACCTTCGGTATCATCCTGGGACGCCTGGTCTCGTTCCTGATGATCCCCCTTTACACCAATTATCTGACCGCCGCTGATTACGGCGTCCTGCAGCTGCTCGCCACCACGATCGATATCGTCTCGACGGTCTTCGGCGTCGGCCTGTCCACCGCCATGGTCCGCTCCTTTCATCAAACCGAGGACGAGGCCGAAAAACGCCGCGTGGTTTCCACCGCGCTGGTCGGCGCCGTCACCTTGATGGGTACCGTCGCCGGCATCTGCCTGCTCTTTGCGCCGCAGTTCTCGCAACTGCTGTTCCATTCGAACGACAATGCCTACCTGTTCCGCATCATGTTCATCAGCATGTTCCTCAGCAGCGGCATCGAACTACCGATGGTCTTCCTGCGGGTCAAACTCCGTTCCGGCCGCTTCGTCCTGATCAGCCTGCTTAAGACCACGGTCCAGCTGTCGCTCAATATCTACTTTCTCGTCGTCCTCAACCAGGGCGTCGCCGGCATTCTTTACAGCACGCTGATCTCGTCGCTGATCTTCATTGCCTATCTTGGGATCACGACGTTCCGCGAGGTCGGCTTCCGCTTCGAGTTCGCCAAGTATCGCGCCATGCTCAGCTTTGGCGCGCCGCTGATCATCTCCGACGTCTCGGCGTTCATCATGACCTATTCCTCGCGCTACTTTCTCAATTATCTGGCCAACCTGACCGTCGTCGGCCTCTATTCGCTGGCCTTCAATTTCGGCATGGTCCTCTCGCAGTTGCTGAATGCACCCTTCATGTCTATCTGGGGTACCGAGATGTTCAAGTACGCCAAGCTTCCTGACGGCAAAGCGATCTTCTCGAAAATTCTCAACTACTACCTGCTCGTCGCGCTCTTCGTCACCCTCGGGCTGTCGCTGCTGACCCGCGACGCCTTGCGCATCATGTCCAAACCGGAATTCTGGAGCGCCTACAAATACGTCTCGCTGATCAGCATCTCCTACATTCTCTTCGGCGTCATGTATATCGCCGGCGCCGGGATTCTCATCATGGGCAAGAGTAAGTACCGCGCGATCTCAACCGCACTGGCGGCGGTTGCGAATCTCATTCTCAATTTCGTCCTGATCCCGCCCTTCGGCGGCTTCGGTGCGGCGCTGGCGGCGGTCGGCTCATTTTTGGTGCGCGTTGTCATCGACATCTACTATTCGCAGAAGCTGTTCCCGGTCACTTATGACCTGCGCCGCGTTGTCCACATGAGTGTGATCTTCACCGTGCTGCTGTTGGCGGCGATCGGCGTGCAAATCGAGAATCTCTGGCTGTCGATCTTGTTCAACATCGGCGTTGTTCTGCTCTTTCCGTTGTTGGTCTATGCCACCGGCGTTCTGACTGCGGAGGAGAAGTACTGGGCGCGCCGCTTGATCAAGAATCCAATCGCCGCACTGGGCGCGTTGCGCTCGCGGGAGTCGGTCGGATGA
- a CDS encoding polysaccharide deacetylase family protein — protein MSPNPKDLVKTAFYYGGYYWLQEKLSRPKNKRLLMQMFHNVVSDEDKGRHWYNIDPPCAAELEAVIVALKKRFRILTVAEALTEIKHLGDLREPTAALTFDDGYRSNFEIAFPILKRHGIKATIYLPTDWIDGKMRLWWTDLTLRIDRCELTGEKITAIERLLEIKLRGTRRAAPNTPAGKERFHEDLGNCLMRMADNARTTLLAQIYRVLGDGEAPPATEPPLSWEQIKEMAAYGIEFGAHTCSHPNLSYLDLAAAEQEIVESRRVIEKRLGTKVTGFAYPYGYDVEGYRRFAEILKKHHFLYAATSWWGYVDKDSDLFLLRRMMLPLSTSQPLLSRSLGQEYCRRRWPVPDPAQ, from the coding sequence GTGAGTCCGAATCCGAAAGACCTGGTCAAGACCGCGTTCTACTATGGCGGCTATTATTGGCTGCAAGAGAAATTGAGCCGGCCGAAGAACAAGCGTCTGCTGATGCAGATGTTTCACAACGTGGTCAGCGACGAGGACAAGGGCCGCCACTGGTACAACATCGATCCGCCGTGCGCCGCAGAACTTGAGGCGGTGATCGTCGCGCTCAAGAAGCGGTTCCGGATCCTCACGGTCGCCGAAGCGCTAACGGAGATCAAGCACCTTGGCGATCTGCGCGAACCGACCGCAGCCTTGACCTTCGACGACGGTTACCGGTCAAACTTCGAGATCGCCTTCCCGATACTGAAGCGGCACGGCATCAAGGCGACGATCTACCTGCCGACCGACTGGATCGACGGGAAGATGCGGTTGTGGTGGACCGACTTGACGCTGCGAATCGACCGCTGCGAGCTGACCGGGGAGAAGATTACCGCCATCGAACGCCTGCTCGAGATTAAGTTGCGGGGGACGCGCCGCGCCGCGCCGAACACGCCGGCCGGGAAAGAGCGGTTTCACGAGGACCTCGGCAATTGCCTGATGCGGATGGCGGATAACGCGCGCACGACACTGCTGGCGCAGATCTACCGCGTGTTGGGTGACGGAGAGGCGCCGCCGGCAACGGAACCGCCGCTGAGCTGGGAGCAGATTAAGGAGATGGCCGCCTATGGCATCGAATTCGGCGCGCATACCTGCTCGCATCCGAACTTGTCATACCTGGACCTCGCGGCCGCTGAACAGGAAATCGTAGAATCGCGGCGGGTAATCGAAAAGCGGCTGGGGACCAAGGTGACCGGCTTCGCCTACCCCTACGGCTACGATGTCGAGGGCTACCGGCGCTTTGCAGAGATATTGAAGAAACACCATTTCCTCTATGCGGCGACGAGTTGGTGGGGATATGTCGATAAGGACTCGGATCTCTTCTTGTTGCGGCGCATGATGCTGCCATTGTCGACATCACAACCGCTGTTGTCGCGGTCGTTGGGGCAGGAATATTGTCGCAGGCGCTGGCCGGTTCCGGACCCGGCGCAGTAG
- a CDS encoding glycosyltransferase family 2 protein — MLSLAVSVVIPTYNRAHLIVRAVESVLAQMRAEDELIVIDDGSTDNTAEVLAAYRGRLRYIKASNGGAGAARNRGLREATKPLLTFLDSDDEWMPGHLDLLREVMAARSELLYCYTNFRTEFRDGTVRPFALETQEDRELNWDEIVGPAQPLSAWMPLPAGATDCPCHECVNLYRSQLRTNYVSVDTLIVRRELIEARVRFAEDTSTAEEWEFSSQLTGHGKGVYLHCETTLVHQHTGQQLTDLDMLELATARITIMQRVWGADPEFLSQYGDYYYQRLREEQVYRVGRLILRGDTRAARTELSRINHPPLPLAVLAALPGSLAKGILDGRRAVRTLLRRHN; from the coding sequence ATGCTTTCTCTGGCGGTTTCGGTTGTCATTCCGACCTACAATCGGGCGCATCTAATCGTTCGGGCCGTGGAATCGGTGCTGGCGCAGATGCGCGCGGAGGACGAGCTTATCGTCATTGACGACGGCTCGACCGACAACACGGCGGAGGTGCTGGCTGCCTATCGCGGCCGGCTGCGGTACATTAAGGCGTCGAACGGTGGAGCGGGTGCGGCACGCAACCGCGGCCTGCGGGAGGCAACCAAGCCGCTGTTGACGTTCCTCGATTCGGACGACGAGTGGATGCCGGGACATCTCGACTTGCTGCGGGAAGTAATGGCGGCGCGCAGCGAGTTGTTGTACTGCTACACGAATTTTCGGACGGAGTTCCGTGACGGGACGGTGCGGCCGTTTGCGCTGGAGACGCAGGAGGACCGCGAACTCAACTGGGACGAGATCGTTGGACCGGCGCAGCCGCTGTCGGCCTGGATGCCGTTGCCGGCCGGCGCAACCGACTGTCCCTGCCACGAATGTGTCAATCTCTATCGCTCACAGTTGCGCACGAACTATGTCTCGGTCGATACGCTGATCGTGCGCCGCGAATTGATTGAGGCACGCGTGCGGTTTGCCGAAGACACGTCGACGGCCGAGGAGTGGGAATTTTCGAGTCAGTTGACGGGACACGGCAAGGGGGTATACCTCCACTGCGAGACGACGCTCGTACACCAGCACACGGGGCAGCAGCTTACCGATCTGGACATGCTGGAACTGGCGACGGCGCGCATCACGATAATGCAGCGCGTGTGGGGGGCAGATCCTGAGTTTCTATCGCAGTATGGAGATTACTACTATCAAAGGCTGCGGGAAGAACAGGTGTACCGTGTCGGGCGGTTGATATTGCGGGGCGACACGCGGGCCGCGCGCACCGAATTGAGCCGAATCAACCATCCGCCGCTACCGCTGGCGGTGCTGGCAGCGCTTCCCGGCAGTCTTGCCAAAGGGATTCTCGATGGCCGGCGGGCCGTGCGGACGCTGCTCAGGCGCCACAATTGA
- a CDS encoding phenylacetate--CoA ligase family protein has product MYPWLSRHLFYYPVVALRGEPVSKCRRRIREFERLTPDAMRAWQRARLQELVRDAATQSAYYRELFRSHGIDPTQGLAIAEFERIPFLTKEIIQADSARLIAATPGRVSVRKTSGSTGTPLVLVKDRRAEAMMDAYMYEVYGWFGIAVGTRQARIWGIPLARKARMIARTKDRLLNRRRMVAFEINRDYSRTFYHELLRFRPYYLYGLINPIHEFCRELVEAGLDPGAIGLQLVITTGERQVAAKKAYISEHFGCRVVDEYGCTESGIIAFECAEGSRHIAAHNLYVEIIDPATGEVVRGGASGEVVITELHARAMPMIRYRVGDLARISTEPCRCGRATPVIADIVGRVSELIITPEGKRVAAAVLDYSVPTQFSRFRAIQHAVDRMTLLLEGGGELPERAVAEIRAKLVHYLGDRMQLEIKVVERIPLDTSGKLRCFVSELQGGVYNETSRGH; this is encoded by the coding sequence ATGTATCCGTGGTTATCGCGACATCTGTTTTACTATCCGGTAGTTGCGCTGCGCGGCGAGCCGGTCTCGAAGTGCCGGCGGCGCATCCGCGAGTTCGAGCGACTGACACCGGACGCAATGCGGGCGTGGCAGCGGGCACGGCTTCAGGAACTGGTGCGCGATGCCGCAACGCAGAGCGCGTACTATCGCGAGCTGTTTCGGTCTCACGGGATCGATCCAACGCAGGGGCTTGCCATCGCTGAATTCGAGCGAATTCCGTTTTTGACGAAGGAGATTATTCAAGCCGATTCGGCACGGCTGATCGCTGCGACGCCCGGCCGTGTGTCGGTGCGTAAGACTTCGGGCTCAACCGGGACACCGCTGGTGCTGGTTAAGGACCGCCGGGCCGAAGCCATGATGGATGCCTACATGTACGAGGTGTACGGCTGGTTCGGCATCGCAGTCGGAACGCGGCAGGCGCGGATCTGGGGGATCCCGTTGGCGCGCAAGGCGCGGATGATTGCCCGGACCAAAGATCGCCTGCTGAACCGACGCCGGATGGTGGCGTTCGAGATCAACCGCGATTACAGCCGCACGTTCTACCACGAGTTGCTGCGCTTCCGCCCGTACTACCTCTATGGCCTGATCAATCCGATCCACGAGTTTTGCCGGGAGCTGGTCGAAGCCGGCCTTGATCCGGGGGCCATCGGGCTGCAATTGGTGATCACGACGGGCGAGCGGCAAGTGGCGGCCAAAAAGGCCTATATCAGCGAGCATTTCGGCTGCCGCGTGGTTGACGAGTACGGCTGTACCGAATCGGGGATTATTGCTTTCGAGTGCGCGGAGGGCAGTCGCCATATTGCCGCCCACAATTTGTATGTCGAGATCATCGATCCAGCGACGGGGGAAGTCGTGCGGGGCGGCGCATCGGGGGAGGTCGTGATCACCGAGCTTCATGCGCGGGCGATGCCGATGATCCGCTATCGCGTCGGCGATCTGGCGCGGATCAGCACCGAGCCGTGCCGGTGCGGCCGCGCGACGCCGGTGATCGCCGATATCGTCGGCCGCGTCTCAGAGCTGATCATTACGCCGGAGGGAAAGCGCGTCGCCGCGGCGGTGCTTGATTACTCGGTGCCCACGCAGTTTTCGCGATTTCGCGCGATTCAACATGCGGTGGATCGCATGACGCTGCTGCTGGAAGGCGGCGGCGAATTGCCGGAGCGGGCGGTGGCGGAAATTCGCGCAAAACTGGTGCATTACCTGGGCGACCGGATGCAACTGGAAATCAAAGTGGTTGAAAGAATTCCGCTTGACACGTCGGGCAAACTTCGATGTTTTGTCTCCGAACTTCAGGGTGGAGTGTATAACGAGACGAGTCGGGGGCATTGA
- a CDS encoding phenylacetate--CoA ligase family protein yields the protein MSSALLQSIYKHSPFFLQDLGISLYGLKLFFREYGRKFERLLAEFEHHLNWTPAQLAEYQSERLRHLVEHCYHHVPYYREVMDDRKLTPRDFRGADDLAKLPVLTRRQVAENGDRLIAGNAGKADRIVGYTSGTTGSPLRLVWDRNVCVLKTVVDWRQKRLAGINPGDPIAFFLGRRVAPLEQTRPPYWRHNRVLNHLFCSSFHLASENLPAYFEKLARFEASAVEGYPSTISILAGYLNRRGETFPLKAVFTSSEPLLVTQRKSIERAFACRVFDFYGMAERVVFATECREHEEKHFNTDFGLVEIADGTPSGGADGAMGRIIATGLHNFSMPLLRYETSDVTALDRQTCRCGCPFPRMSGVTSKDEDIVVTPDGRYISSSVLNAVTKHLINITESQIVQEDLHHVEMRVKRGPGYQEGDTQFITNLLREVFGEQVTVSVVFVDSIPRTAAGKFRWVISKVPLGF from the coding sequence ATGAGCAGCGCGCTTCTGCAATCGATCTATAAACACAGCCCCTTTTTTCTGCAGGATCTGGGAATCAGTCTCTACGGACTGAAGTTATTTTTCCGCGAATACGGCCGGAAATTCGAACGCCTGCTGGCCGAGTTCGAGCATCACCTCAATTGGACACCGGCACAATTGGCGGAGTACCAGTCGGAGCGACTGCGCCACTTGGTCGAACACTGTTATCACCACGTGCCATATTATCGCGAGGTTATGGACGACCGGAAGCTAACGCCGCGCGATTTTCGGGGAGCTGACGACTTGGCGAAATTGCCGGTCTTGACGCGCCGGCAGGTGGCGGAGAACGGTGACAGGCTGATTGCCGGCAATGCCGGGAAGGCGGATCGCATTGTCGGCTATACCTCCGGCACAACCGGATCGCCGTTGCGGCTGGTGTGGGACCGGAATGTCTGCGTCCTGAAAACGGTGGTTGACTGGCGGCAGAAGCGACTGGCCGGGATCAACCCCGGCGATCCCATCGCGTTCTTTCTGGGTCGGAGGGTCGCGCCGTTGGAGCAGACGCGGCCGCCGTATTGGCGCCACAATCGGGTACTGAATCATCTGTTCTGTTCGTCATTTCATCTCGCGTCGGAGAATTTGCCGGCCTATTTCGAAAAATTGGCGCGGTTCGAGGCCTCGGCCGTCGAGGGTTATCCTTCGACAATTTCAATTCTGGCCGGGTATCTCAATCGTCGCGGCGAGACCTTTCCGCTCAAGGCGGTGTTTACGTCGTCGGAGCCGTTGTTGGTGACGCAGCGTAAGTCGATTGAGCGGGCCTTTGCCTGCCGCGTATTCGACTTCTATGGGATGGCTGAACGGGTCGTGTTTGCCACCGAGTGTCGCGAGCACGAAGAGAAACATTTCAACACCGATTTCGGACTGGTCGAGATCGCCGACGGCACGCCCAGCGGGGGCGCCGATGGAGCGATGGGGCGAATCATCGCAACCGGTTTGCACAACTTCTCGATGCCGCTGTTGCGATATGAAACGAGTGATGTCACGGCACTGGACCGACAGACGTGCCGCTGCGGCTGCCCGTTTCCCCGCATGAGTGGAGTAACGAGCAAGGATGAGGATATTGTAGTGACTCCGGACGGTCGCTATATCTCCTCGTCAGTTCTGAATGCCGTCACCAAGCATCTGATCAACATCACGGAGTCGCAAATTGTCCAGGAAGATTTGCACCACGTGGAGATGCGCGTGAAGCGCGGACCGGGCTACCAGGAAGGTGACACGCAGTTCATCACTAATCTGCTCCGCGAAGTTTTCGGAGAGCAAGTTACGGTGTCGGTCGTATTCGTCGACTCCATCCCGCGCACGGCGGCCGGTAAATTCCGCTGGGTGATCTCGAAAGTGCCGCTGGGGTTTTAG